A region from the Thermoplasmatales archaeon genome encodes:
- a CDS encoding hypothetical protein (putative conserved protein) — MRNLETRNTGDLIGLLEILEDEGRSVDIAELDDVLDEERTTLLNLLEDAESLGLIDVSSGDVKLTDLGNNFLKSDINERRDILKEQLLHLEPFNSLMELYRKSGERRISREDIDEFIRNVFPSDDNEKTFGLIINWGRYSRLIEYDSDNEEMILLG; from the coding sequence ATGCGAAATCTTGAGACAAGAAACACTGGCGATCTGATTGGCCTACTGGAGATACTGGAAGATGAAGGAAGATCCGTAGATATTGCTGAACTTGACGATGTCCTGGATGAAGAGAGGACGACGCTGCTGAACCTGCTGGAGGATGCAGAGTCGCTTGGACTCATAGATGTGTCCAGCGGGGATGTTAAACTCACCGACCTCGGAAACAATTTCCTTAAATCAGACATAAACGAGCGGAGAGATATCCTGAAAGAACAGTTGCTGCACCTGGAGCCTTTCAATTCGTTGATGGAGCTGTACAGAAAAAGCGGAGAGCGGAGAATCTCCCGTGAAGATATTGATGAGTTCATAAGAAATGTTTTCCCTTCTGACGATAATGAGAAGACATTTGGACTGATAATAAACTGGGGAAGATATTCCAGGCTCATAGAGTACGACAGTGATAACGAAGAGATGATCCTCCTTGGCTGA
- a CDS encoding Amino acid permease, translating to MLDLIAVFPLVALFAGEDFPYAIIISFLVSFTTINTTYQLSRRFSTNGGYYSYAGRILGKVPGLFVALSYLAYSIIVLLAITSFAGYFIFESMLDFGISSARTIPFILSAVFVITVFAIVHLGLKKSLKFTLIAGTAEAAFIIVISFLMFLYPYDGSAVIFYPGNLNGNFLTGVIFGILAFSGSGSSIFLSENSKNPKKTPADGLALAFLISGLIMIISSFAVVAFIGNYLTLYVNNPAALLADIQQKYGIIFLVPAILFLVLSAMNLSVSYLNALLKSVKKMFMDNVLYYGKGTGKKGAASVLLVTVITLILVLSVLYGPYNAFVYMSSLAGLFFISVHAFANVALVKTKGRVITTKFFPLVSLIFLAAVFTVSVWSFASEFPVIIYMYIVVMILISAYGFVTFTHKEYNRDIEFHVG from the coding sequence ATGCTTGACCTTATAGCGGTGTTCCCCCTTGTTGCCCTTTTTGCCGGAGAAGATTTTCCATACGCGATAATCATATCATTCCTGGTTTCTTTCACGACAATAAATACCACTTACCAGCTTTCAAGGAGATTTTCTACAAATGGCGGGTACTACTCATACGCAGGAAGAATCCTTGGAAAAGTGCCTGGCTTGTTCGTAGCACTGAGCTACCTTGCCTATTCAATAATAGTACTGCTAGCAATAACAAGTTTTGCCGGTTATTTCATTTTTGAGAGCATGCTGGATTTTGGCATTTCCTCCGCAAGAACAATTCCTTTCATTTTGAGCGCGGTCTTCGTGATAACCGTTTTTGCCATAGTTCACCTCGGTCTGAAGAAGTCCCTTAAATTCACACTCATTGCAGGAACAGCAGAAGCGGCATTCATTATTGTGATTAGCTTCCTCATGTTTTTATACCCATATGACGGGTCCGCCGTCATTTTTTATCCCGGGAACCTTAATGGAAACTTCCTTACAGGAGTCATATTTGGTATACTTGCGTTTTCCGGAAGCGGTTCGTCAATATTCCTGTCAGAAAACAGCAAGAACCCAAAGAAAACACCCGCTGATGGCCTGGCACTGGCGTTCCTTATATCCGGGCTTATCATGATAATCTCTTCTTTTGCTGTGGTTGCATTCATTGGCAACTATCTTACTCTCTACGTTAACAATCCAGCTGCCCTGCTTGCCGATATCCAGCAGAAATATGGTATCATATTCCTTGTACCGGCAATTCTATTCCTTGTGCTTAGTGCCATGAACCTTTCTGTTTCTTATCTCAATGCGCTTCTTAAATCAGTGAAGAAGATGTTCATGGATAATGTTCTGTATTATGGAAAAGGTACAGGAAAGAAGGGCGCGGCATCTGTTTTACTTGTCACCGTCATAACGTTGATCCTTGTCCTCTCGGTTCTGTATGGCCCTTACAATGCATTCGTGTACATGTCGAGCCTGGCAGGGCTGTTCTTCATATCAGTGCACGCATTTGCCAATGTGGCATTGGTGAAAACCAAGGGACGCGTTATTACAACCAAGTTCTTCCCGCTAGTATCCCTCATATTCCTGGCAGCGGTTTTTACTGTATCCGTTTGGAGTTTTGCTTCTGAATTTCCAGTTATTATTTACATGTATATTGTGGTGATGATCCTGATTTCGGCGTACGGGTTTGTAACTTTCACGCATAAAGAATATAACCGTGACATTGAATTTCATGTCGGTTGA